A part of Acropora palmata chromosome 8, jaAcrPala1.3, whole genome shotgun sequence genomic DNA contains:
- the LOC141889695 gene encoding uncharacterized protein LOC141889695 — translation MPIFHIVMDSLDGKTRERIEVTGSKMPEFATVRRPDMNELKFKYEHARDKKFYVRPGDEYKIDIILGDSTYCKIKTEKIFKGNAGEPIGEGTTFGWVIHGGDDHVTDQCMFMRETSDYEKLYSLDVLGVQDRRENDQLDVLKEFKDDIRSREDGRYEVRVPWIPGSTLESTNKQASRRRLQNVNKKLIQNPELKEEYEKIIKDQLRAGIIETVPEQPSGERTFYMPHKPVVRDSATTTKVKMVFDASAKPHHLANSVNDCMHTGPPLQPLLWDILIRARMAPFLLLEDIEKAFIQISLRGEDRDAFPFLFNVNGKEERFRFTRIPFGAAASPFMLAATLQHHYDCQPEDLHETVQVLRGNTYVDNLMKTAHDVASLGKFKEEATQILANPKFPVHKWQSNLLELESENMPNPGKILGHFWDKREDTLEIQVPKYLEETPLTKRTMLSQLGKIYDAEHISCKARADKWSHGGEPS, via the coding sequence ATGCCAATTTTCCACATTGTCATGGATTCCTTAGACGGAAAAACGAGAGAGAGGATCGAAGTTACTGGAAGCAAGATGCCGGAATTCGCGACTGTGAGAAGGCCAGACATGAATGAATTGAAGTTCAAATATGAACATGCACGAGACAAGAAGTTCTACGTAAGACCTGGAGACGAGTACAAGATTGATATCATTTTAGGAGACAGCACCTACTGCAAAATCAAGacagagaaaattttcaaggGGAATGCAGGAGAGCCTATCGGGGAAGGCACCACCTTTGGCTGGGTGATTCATGGTGGCGATGATCATGTTACTGACCAGTGCATGTTCATGAGGGAGACGAGCGATTACGAGAAATTGTACAGTCTAGACGTACTGGGAGTGCAAGACCGACGGGAGAACGATCAACTCGATGTCCTAAAGGAGTTCAAGGATGACATCAGGAGCCGAGAAGATGGAAGATATGAAGTGAGAGTACCCTGGATCCCAGGAAGCACACTGGAAAGTACAAACAAACAGGCAAGCAGGAGGAGACTTCAGAACGTCAACAAGAAATTAATCCAAAATCCGGAACTGAAGGAAGAATATGAGAAGATCATTAAAGACCAACTGAGAGCTGGTATCATAGAAACAGTCCCAGAACAACCAAGCGGAGAGCGGACCTTCTACATGCCTCATAAGCCCGTTGTGAGAGACAGTGCCACAACCACAAAGGTGAAAATGGTCTTCGATGCTAGCGCTAAACCTCATCACCTAGCCAACAGCGTGAACGATTGTATGCATACAGGCCCTCCGCTGCAACCTCTTCTGTGGGACATTCTCATAAGAGCGCGTATGGCACCATTTCTGTTACTGGAAGACATTGAAAAGGCGTTCATCCAAATCAGCTTAAGGGGAGAAGACAGAGACGCGTTTCCTTTCTTATTCAACGTCAATGGTAAAGAGGAGCGCTTCCGATTCACGAGGATACCATTTGGAGCTGCAGCTAGTCCCTTTATGCTCGCAGCCACATTGCAGCACCACTATGATTGCCAACCGGAGGATCTCCACGAGACTGTTCAGGTGCTTAGAGGGAACACGTATGTGGACAATCTGATGAAGACAGCACACGATGTTGCGAGTCTAGGGAAGTTCAAAGAGGAAGCAACCCAGATCTTAGCGAACCCAAAATTTCCAGTCCATAAATGGCAATCGAACCTCCTCGAGCTTGAAAGTGAGAACATGCCCAATCCGGGGAAGATTCTGGGACACTTCTGGGACAAGAGAGAGGATACGCTGGAAATTCAGGTGCCAAAATACCTCGAAGAAACTCCACTGACCAAAAGGACCATGCTTAGTCAGCTGGgaaagatctacgacgcggaACACATCAGTTGCAAGGCTAGAGCTGATAAGTGGTCACATGGCGGTGAACCTAGCTAA
- the LOC141889915 gene encoding uncharacterized protein LOC141889915, with protein sequence MSKRPCKKHWGKRKPTLDQLEAVVMDIEKHMNNRPLTYVESESGEDQVLTPNHIIWGQGAHILEDIEVEDDELTRFHRRLNNAKQHAWSRWQREYLHSLTESHRVKRVDAHVPEVGEVVLILGEEKNRGRWKKGKVIRIVKGADGVARGVILIHKGKQLERPIQSVCPLEIRSAEHEPVQGACPKRREPTSSNFI encoded by the coding sequence ATGTCAAAAAGACCTTGTAAAAAACATtggggaaaaagaaaacccaCACTCGACCAGCTTGAAGCAGTGGTGATGGACATCGAAAAGCACATGAATAATCGTCCTCTGACGTACGTTGAAAGTGAGAGTGGGGAGGACCAAGTCTTAACACCGAACCATATCATTTGGGGTCAAGGTGCACACATTCTGGAAGACATCGAAGTCGAAGATGATGAACTGACAAGGTTTCACAGACGACTGAACAACGCTAAACAACACGCATGGAGTCGATGGCAAAGAGAATATCTTCATAGCCTCACGGAGAGTCATCGAGTGAAGCGAGTTGACGCGCATGTCCCAGAAGTCGGAGAAGTAGTGCTGATCCTGGGAGAAGAGAAAAACCGAGGACGTTGGAAGAAGGGAAAGGTGATCCGAATCGTTAAAGGAGCGGATGGCGTGGCGAGAGGGGTGATCTTGATACACAAGGGGAAGCAATTGGAGAGACCGATACAGTCTGTGTGCCCCTTGGAGATAAGAAGCGCAGAGCATGAGCCAGTACAAGGCGCTTGCCCAAAGAGAAGGGAGCCTACcagcagcaactttatttaa